A window of the Scophthalmus maximus strain ysfricsl-2021 chromosome 8, ASM2237912v1, whole genome shotgun sequence genome harbors these coding sequences:
- the LOC118311843 gene encoding tetratricopeptide repeat protein 39B-like — protein METKENSLTQLDIIHEDAISPKMDLETALKECSAALDLFLNNRFADALAVLKPWKSQSMYHAMGYSSILVMQAGMTFEHTDMDAAMTSLRESLQTCQRFRKKTGIVETLTSLWYRQPADNMTEEEVHAELCYAEVLLQKAALTFLDESIIGFIKGGMRIRNSYQIYKECQAMAVVMKDMGKLKSTHSHFRGGVNMGIGSFNLMLSLLPSRVLRLMEFLGFSGDRELGLSELREGAASNSLRSILSTLTLLMFHLYITVILGTGEGDLVESEALLEPYVEKFPNGALIVFYTARIALLKGNFTCAQEKFLACIAAQEEWHQIHHLCYWELMWAYSFEQNWREAYQYADLLCKESKWSQAIYVYQKAAILSMLPEEEVTKLGEDVVELFRQVEGLRLRIAGKSIPTEKFAARKAQRYSSSSPVKLVVPALEMMYVWNGFTVVGKRPEVTEAILTTLEKAEQQLKDDPNPSEYHTDDECVVQLLKGLCLRHLGRLVQAELCFNHVISSENVIKHENYLVPFTMYELGLLHKQKGDFKTAVTVIENAKLNYKDYSMESRLHFRIHASLNTMGSFSAKLPPSRTPA, from the exons ATGGAGACGAAGGAGAATTCCCTGACGCAG ctggaCATAATCCATGAGGATGCGAT ATCCCCTAAGATGGATCTAGAGACTGCATTGAAAGAATGCTCCGCCGCCCTCGACCTTTTCCTGAACAACAGGTTTGCCGATGCACTGGCTGTTTTAAAACCCTG GAAGAGCCAGAGCATGTATCACGCAATGGGCTACAGCAGCATCTTGGTGATGCAGGCAGGCATGACCTTTGAACATACGGACATGGATGCTGCCATGACATCCCTGAGAGAATCCCTGCAGACATGCCAGAG gtTTCGGAAAAAAACTGGTATAGTGGAGACTCTGACCAGCCTGTGGTACAGGCAGCCAGCTGACAATATGACGGAGG AAGAGGTGCATGCGGAGCTGTGCTATGCCGAGGTTCTGCTCCAGAAGGCAGCGCTCACGTTCCTGGATGAGAGTATAATCGGCTTCATCAAAGGAGGGATGAGAATACGAAACAGTTATCAGATTTACAA GGAATGCCAGGCCATGGCAGTTGTCATGAAAGACATGGGAAAACTCAAGAGTACGCACAGTCATTTTAGAGGCGGTGTCAACATGGGCATTGGATCGTTTAATCTG ATGCTGTCTCTGCTTCCATCCAGAGTCCTCCGACTCATGGAGTTTTTGGGCTTCTCAGGAGACAGG GAGTTGGGGTTGTCAGAGTTGAGAGAGGGAGCAGCCAGCAACAGCCTGCGCTCCATCCTCAGCACCCTGACTCTGCTGATGTTTCATCTCTATATCACGGTGATACTCG GTACTGGAGAAGGAGACCTTGTCGAGTCCGAAGCTTTACTTGAACCCTACGTTGAGAAGTTCCCTAAT GGAGCCCTCATTGTTTTCTACACCGCAAGAATTGCTTTGCTCAAAGGAAACTTCACATGT GCCCAGGAGAAGTTCCTGGCGTGCATCGCAGCACAGGAGGAGTGGCATCAGATTCACCACCTCTGCTACTGGGAGCTGATGTGGGCCTACTCCTTTGAGCAAAACTGGAGGGAGGCTTATCAATATGCCGACCTTCTCTGCAAGGAGAGCAAGTGGTCCCAG GCTATTTATGTTTATCAGAAAGCCGCCATCTTGAGCATGCTCCCGGAGGAAGAAGTGACTAAACTGGGAGAAGACGTGGTCGAGTTATTCAG GCAGGTGGAGGGTCTCCGTTTGAGAATTGCTGGGAAATCTATTCCAACGGAGAAGTTTGCAGCGAGGAAGGCCCAGCGATACTCTTCCTCTAGCCCCGTGAAATTGGTCGTTCCTGCGTTG GAAATGATGTATGTGTGGAATGGCTTCACAGTAGTTGGGAAAAGGCCTGAGGTGACCGAAGCCATCTTGACCACCTTGGaaaaagcagagcagcagcttaaAGATGATCCAA ACCCATCAGAGTATCACACGGATGACGAGTGTGTCGTCCAGCTGCTGAAGGGCTTGTGTCTAAGACATTTGGGTCGTCTGGTCCAGGCTGAGCTGTGCTTCAACCACGTCATTTCCAG TGAAAATGTTATCAAGCATGAAAACTATCTGGTGCCATTTACCATGTACGAGCTGGGCCTGTTGCACAAGCAGAAAGGTGACTTCAAGACGGCCGTCACAGTGATTGAAAATGCCAA GCTGAACTACAAAGACTACAGCATGGAGTCTAGGCTACATTTCCGCATCCATGCATCACTCAACACGATGGGCTCCTTTTCGGCCAAACTTCCCCCTTCGCGTACACCAGCTTAA
- the dnajb14 gene encoding dnaJ homolog subfamily B member 14 has protein sequence MEGNRDEAERCINIATRALEAGDREKAEKFLVKAEKLYPTDAAKALLDALTKNGSSAGNGAYRRRPAESSESTGARPEREGQESAGGDSSKGFTKDQVEGVQRIKRCKDYYEVLGAGKEAGEDELKKAYRKLALKFHPDKNHAPGATEAFKKIGNAYAVLSNPDKRRQYDLTGGEEPSSQGHSHGGGFDFHRGFEADITPEDLFNMFFGGGFPSSSTHTFTNGRTSYSNHTDSRQERTEERGDGGFSVFIQLMPIVVLILVSILSQMMVSPPPYSLYSRPSTGQTLKRQTENLHVDYYVTKDFKSEFKGSALHQIEKNVEEDYVANVRNNCWKERQTKTDLLYAAKVYRDDRMRKKAELMTMDNCKELDRLNNLFRGG, from the exons atgGAAGGGAACAGAGACGAAGCGGAGAGATGTATAAACATCGCGACGAGAGCCCTCGAGGCCGGCGACAGGGAGAAAGCGGAGAAGTTCCTGGTCAAGGCGGAGAAGCTGTATCCGACCGACGCCGCCAAAG CATTGTTGGACGCATTAACGAAGAATGGAAGCTCAGCGGGTAATGGTGCATATCGAAGGAGACCAGCAGAAAGCTCGGAAAGCACCGGCGCCCGGCCAGAGAGGGAAGGTCAAGAATCTGCTGGCGGTGATTCTTCTAAAGGCTTCACCAAAGACCAGGTCGAAGGTGTGCAAAG AATAAAGCGGTGTAAGGACTATTATGAAGTGCTCGGTGCTGGTAAAGAAGCCGGCGAGGATGAGCTCAAGAAAGCCTACAGGAAATTAGCACTCAAGTTCCATCCAGACAAAAATCATGCACCTGGAGCAACGGAGGCCTTTAAAA AGATTGGTAACGCGTATGCAGTGCTGAGCAACCCAGACAAACGACGGCAGTATGACCTGACGGGAGGGGAGGAGCCCAGCAGCCAGGGGCACTCGCACGGCGGCGGCTTTGACTTCCACAGGGGCTTTGAGGCTGACATCACTCCTGAGGACCTCTTCAATATGTTCTTTGGAGGTGGTTTCCCTTCAT CAAGCACGCACACCTTCACCAATGGCAGGACGAGTTACAGCAATCACACAGATTCCCGACAGGAAAGAACGGAAGAAAGGGGAGAC GGTGGTTTCTCAGTGTTTATCCAGCTGATGCCCATCGTGGTCCTGATTTTAGTATCAATACTGAGTCAGATGATGGTATCACCTCCACCGTACAGCCTCTACTCTAGACC GTCCACGGGTCAGACCTTGAAACGGCAGACCGAAAACCTGCACGTTGACTATTATGTCACTAAAGACTTCAAGTCTGAGTTTAAAGGCTCTGCGCTTCATCAGATTGAGAAAAATGTGGAGGAGGACTACGTAGCTAATGTCAGAAATAACTGTtggaaggagagacagacaa AAACAGACCTGCTGTATGCTGCTAAGGTCTACAGGGATGACCGAATGCGCAAGAAGGCAGAGCTCATGACCATGGATAACTGCAAGGAGCTGGACAGACTAAATAACCTATTCAGAGGAGGATGA
- the pla2g12a gene encoding group XIIA secretory phospholipase A2 isoform X3 produces the protein MLDRSLTCVLLVVAFTCGCFPRASAWKQEPETPDWRTTLKTIRNGIHKIDTYLNAALDLFGGDDGLCHYRCSDAGYKPAPRPGYKQPPPNGCGSPLFGFQFDIGIPSMTKCCNQHDRCYDTCGREKHDCDEQFQDCLETICRNVQRTLGLAQSVQADGKRELYLKRCKSRYCIIM, from the exons ATGCTCGACCGCAGCCTCACCTGTGTTCTCCTGGTGGTCGCGTTCACCTGCGGATGTTTCCCACGCGCGTCCGCCTGGAAGCAGGAGCCGGAGACCCCCGACTGGAGGACGACTCTGAAGACCATCCGCAACGGAATACACAAGATCGACACGTACCTGAACGCAGCACTGGACCTGTTCGGGGGCGACGACGGGCTGTGTCATTACAGGTGTAGTGATG CAGGTTACAAGCCGGCGCCTCGTCCTGGGTACAAGCAGCCGCCACCCAATGGATGTGGCTCCCCACTGTTTGGATTCCAG TTTGACATAGGCATCCCGTCCATGACCAAATGCTGTAACCAGCACGACCGCTGCTACGACACCTGCGGCCGGGAGAAGCACGACTGCGACGAGCAGTTCCAGGACTGTCTGGAGACCATCTGCAGGAATGTGCAAAGAACTCTGGGATTGGCCCAGAGTGTCCAAG CAGATGGCAAGAGAGAGCTATATTTGAAACGCTGCAAATCCAGATACTGTATTATTATGTGA